GGCGCGCGGGGTCTTTGCCACGTCGCGAGAGCCTGGCTGGCGCGCGCCGACGATCTGTACGAACAGCTTCGTGCGCATCCAGCGATACGAAGCCCTCGAGGCTAACCTAGTGACGAGTGCGGGAGACGAAGGCACCCAGGCGCGGGTCTACGCGATGGCCCTCCAGTTCCCGGACCAACCATTCGACGCCGTCGTGGTGATCTGGGGTCTACGCGATGGCCGGTGGATCATCGAGCGCCTGTTTGGAGTAGTCGCCTAGGCCCTCGTCTTCAATCGGAAGCGAGGCGAAAAGTGCCGGCCCACGTGCGGGCGCAGCTAAGGGTGCTGGTGAAGCGGATCCTAAGAGAGTACGGCTATCCGCCCGACAAGCAGGAGAAGGCGACGCAGACCGTGCTGGAGCAGGCGGAGGTGTTGAGCGGGGAGTGGGCGGCCTAGAACGGTCCGAGGCGCTGCCGTCTGCCCGAAGTTCTGAGCGGGCTCGAAACTAGGAAGCGCTTCGCTCTCTTCTTGTGCGGAGTCGTCTTCGTGGCCTCACCCGCCGCGGCGCGCAAGGCCATCCGCGACGCCCGCAAAGCCACGAGCAACCTCCTCGGCACGGCGGAGCTGCTGATGACCTACCTCTAGAACGGCGCCAGTTTCACCTGCGACTTTGGCGACATCGAAGAGCGGTTGTTCATCAGCATGGAGTCGGCGCTGGACGAGCTGGCGGACCTGTTGCACGGCGATGCGCGGGGGCTCTATCCGCTGTTTTTGGGCCGGTTGGCGAGCCTTGCGCAGAGGACGACGGGCATCGGCTGGGGCTTTCACCACTGAAGCCCATAGCGTTCCTGGAGAGCTTCCGGCCGCACTGCGCCGTCGTTGGACTGTTCCAGCGGATGTATTCGTATGGCAATACAAAAGAATCTATTTGTATTATTCTGTTGATATGTCCGGGAGATCCACTGGACGCACCAGCCTCACGGCTCCGGCCCTCAGTGCGCTCGCGCAGCTTGGGGCGGACTTGGCGCTGGCGCGGGCTCGGCGCTCGTTCAGCCTGCGGGATGCCGCCGCGCGGCTGTTCGTGAGCGTCAACACGCTGCGGAGCCTCGAAGCGGGCAAGCCTGGGGTGGGGCTCGGCGTGCTGGCCAGCGCGCTCATGCTGTACGGGATGCTCGATCGTCTGCGCACGCTTGCCGATCCCGCGGAGGACTCGGTGGGCCTGAGCCTCGATCGGCGGCGACTCCTGCTACGCGGTCGGGCCCGGGAGAACACTTTCGATGTCTGACCGGGCGTTCGTCTTCGGCTACTTGCCGGGAGCGGCCGCGCCCGAGCTGCTCGGGCAGGTCATCGTCTTCGAGACCGGCAACTCGGGGTTCTGCCGATTCAAGTACGCGCCGTCCTGGCTGGCACAAGCGAAGGCCTTTGCGGTCGACCCCGACTTGCTGCCCCTCGACGAGCGCGAGTTCGAGTCGCAACCCGGGTGGGAGGTGTTCAGTGCGTTGCGTGACGCCGCTCCCGACTTCTGGGGGCGCAAGGTCCTCGAGCGCCAGCTGGGGCGCATCGGCCTCACCGAGCTCGAGTTCCTGCTCGCGACCGGCGATCAGCGCACGGGAGCGCTCGCCTTCTCGAACGAACGCACGTTCGTCGGCGGCTCGAGCGCTCCGAGCTCGCACCGCCTTGCGGAGCTCATGGACGCCGCCCTTCGCCTCGAGCGCGACGAGCCCATCCCGCCTGATCTGCTCACGCTGCTGGGCGAAGGGTCCGGGAGCCTCGGCGGCATGCGGCCCAAGGCGACCGTCGAGCGCGACGGCGATCTCTGGGTGGCGAAGTTCCCGGCCAAGGACGATCGCCACGCGATCACACGCTGGGAACACGCCACCCTGAGCCTCGCGGCTCGCTGCGGGATTCGAGTGCCTCAGCACGAGTTGGTCGAGGTCGGCGGGCGGGCGGTATTGATGACGCGGCGCTTCGACCGCCGCACACAGCGTGAGGGGTTCGCCCGTGCGCACCTCTTGAGCGGATTGACCCTGCTCGGGCTGCACGAACGCGACTACGGCGACGGGAGCTATGCCGACCTCGCGGCGTGGATCCGCCGCCACGGCGCGATGCCTCGGGAAGATGCACGCGAGCTGTTCCTGAGGATGGTCTTCAACATCGTCGTCGGGAACACCGATGACCACCTGCGCAACCACGCGGTCGTGGACGCAGGCGACGGCTTTCGCCTCTCGCCGGCGTTCGACCTGGTGCCCCAGGTCGCGACGGGCACCCGCCGCAGCCAAGCGATCGGTGTCGGCGACCATGGGCGGGATGCGACGCTCGAGAACGCGACCACGCACGCCGGGCAGTTCGGGCTCGACGGCGCCGAGGCGCAGGCGGTCATCCGCAATCTGTGTCTTGCCATCGCGCAGGGCTGGAACGAGGATTTCATCGCTGCGGGCGTCGCCGGGCCGGAGCTCGTCGCGATCGAACGGCTGTTGCGTCCCTACCTTCCCTAGATAGCCGCTGCGCTCTCTCCCGCCGCCGCGGGCGCGAAAAAGTCGCCGATTCGCGACCGGTTTTCCCCCTTCATTCGTGTATACCTGAAAGGGACCACTCCTTCGTGGCCCCGGGGAGGGGCCTTGACCTGGATCACCTCGGCGGCGGCCAAGACGAACCTCCAGGAGGCGCTCATCGTCCTGGGGCTGGGCGAAGAGCCCGATCGACCAGCGGCCATCAGGATTCCGGCGCTACGCCATGTGTGACCTGCGGTTCGCTTTGGAATGCCTGCGAACCTGGCTCTTGACGGCCCTGCTGGTCGCCCTCTCGGGCTGCGCGAGCGGCGCGGGGGGCAGGCACACGCGGCCGCATGCTGCGCGCGACACTGCCATTCCAAAGCTCGAGTCCCGGCCGCCGATGGTGGCCCGGGACGAGGTCGCCATGGCGTTCCCGGACGAGGCGGGTGGCGTCGACAGTCCGCCGGACGAGCGGGTCGAGGAGATCGTCGTGACGGGGGCGCGGCGGGAGACCACCGCCTCGCCAGAGCTTGGGGCGACGGCGGGGCCACCGCCTGCCGCTGCGGTGGACGGCTCGGCGGACGAGCGGGCGGGGCTGCTTACGGAGGTGGACCGGATTCTGGCGGGGCTGCCACTGGGGAACGCGGCGTTTGGGGTGCCGCCGCAGATGAAGGTGGGGGAGCGGACGACGGCGCGGTTGCGGCTTTCTTTGCAGGAGAGTGCGGCGACGCTGGCGGCGGAGATTGGGCGGCTTTCGCCGGATGCGGCGGCGGTGCTGTCGGACCCGGTGCGGGTGCATACGGTGATGTTGGCGCGGCTCGATGGGACTTCGGGGCTCGAGATCCGGCTGCTCGGGGGGCAGGAGGAGCGGACGCTCGACTCGGCGGCGACGGAGGAGTGGGTGTGGGAGGTCACCGCGGTCCAGCCCGGCGCCGAGAGCGTGCATCTCGAGCTCTTCGCGGTCATCGAGGTGCAGGGGGAGCAGCGGAAGAACCTGCGGCGGAGCTGGGACGCGGTCGTTGCGGTCGAGGTGCCACCGCTGCCGCCGGTTCTGCCGGCGTCGAAGTGGTCGGCGCTGCTCGCCTGGGTGGGGAAGAACTTTCAGTGGTTGTGGGCGGCGATTCTCGTGCCGCTCGGGGGGCTCGCCTATCGCACGTACCAGGCGCGGCGGCGCAAGGAGCCGCCGCCTGGGTTCACGGAGATCAAGGAAGCCAGCAAGGAATCCACCAGGGAAGCCACGGAGGTCACCGACCATGCCGATTGAAGCGCCGTTCTATCCGATCGTCTATATCCGCGGTTACGCCATGAGCATGTCGGAGATCGAGGACACGGTCGCCGACCCGTACATGGGTTTCAACCTCGGCTCGACGAAGATCCGTCAGCGCTGGGACAAGAAGATCGTCAAGTACTTCTTCGAGTCGCCGCTCATCCGCCTGATGA
Above is a window of Thermoanaerobaculia bacterium DNA encoding:
- a CDS encoding type II toxin-antitoxin system HipA family toxin; translated protein: MSDRAFVFGYLPGAAAPELLGQVIVFETGNSGFCRFKYAPSWLAQAKAFAVDPDLLPLDEREFESQPGWEVFSALRDAAPDFWGRKVLERQLGRIGLTELEFLLATGDQRTGALAFSNERTFVGGSSAPSSHRLAELMDAALRLERDEPIPPDLLTLLGEGSGSLGGMRPKATVERDGDLWVAKFPAKDDRHAITRWEHATLSLAARCGIRVPQHELVEVGGRAVLMTRRFDRRTQREGFARAHLLSGLTLLGLHERDYGDGSYADLAAWIRRHGAMPREDARELFLRMVFNIVVGNTDDHLRNHAVVDAGDGFRLSPAFDLVPQVATGTRRSQAIGVGDHGRDATLENATTHAGQFGLDGAEAQAVIRNLCLAIAQGWNEDFIAAGVAGPELVAIERLLRPYLP
- a CDS encoding helix-turn-helix domain-containing protein; translation: MSGRSTGRTSLTAPALSALAQLGADLALARARRSFSLRDAAARLFVSVNTLRSLEAGKPGVGLGVLASALMLYGMLDRLRTLADPAEDSVGLSLDRRRLLLRGRARENTFDV